TAATAATGCGACTGCAATAAGTTTTTTTATCATAATTTTTTATTAATTAATTATATATTTTAATTATACCTCAAAATTCTTTATTAGTTCAAATTTCTGATTTAAGCTTTTGATATAATCATAATCTTCAAGAACTTTTAAGAGGTTAGTTATAATAATATTTGGTCGTTGACCCACTCAAAAAAACAAAAAATCACCTTCTTTTAAAGGCGGTTTTTTGATACGATAAGCATATAAATTTATTTAAAATATAAGATTCAATAACAATGATAAATATTAGAGCTCATCACTTGCTTTGTATGAAGTATTTTAAAAAGAAAGGATACAGTAAAGAATTTGTACTGAATTTCTGTGAGGTAATGAAAGTTTTAAAAGATAATCCTGTAGTTAGAGTTATTGATAGTACAGATATTATTTGTAGTGCTTGTCCGCATAATGATAACGGAAAATGTATTAAGAAAGGTCCTAATTTTGAGAATGAAATAAAAGAAAAAGATAATAAGGTTATGAGATATTTAGAAATTAAACCAAATGCAGAAATTAAAATAATGGAAGCCAGGAATTTAGTAGATCACAATTTAGAAAAACTTAAAGGAATATGTAAAGAATGCGAGTGGTTAGATTATTGTTGCTAGATTGATATCGTAATAGATTCTAAATCTTTAAGATTTTCTTTTATTTCTATCCAGTTAATAGTTCTAAATACGTCTCGTATGAGACCCATTAGAATGAGACTCAAGTGGGCTTTTTTATTTACGTCAAGCTTGTTAGAATGCTAAAATAAGAGACATGAATAAAAAAGAGTCAATAATATTATTTAAAAAGGTCGCACGTTTTAATCAGTAATATATTTTTTAAAAAAC
The sequence above is a segment of the Patescibacteria group bacterium genome. Coding sequences within it:
- a CDS encoding DUF1284 domain-containing protein; this encodes MINIRAHHLLCMKYFKKKGYSKEFVLNFCEVMKVLKDNPVVRVIDSTDIICSACPHNDNGKCIKKGPNFENEIKEKDNKVMRYLEIKPNAEIKIMEARNLVDHNLEKLKGICKECEWLDYCC